A stretch of the Notamacropus eugenii isolate mMacEug1 chromosome 2, mMacEug1.pri_v2, whole genome shotgun sequence genome encodes the following:
- the YIPF1 gene encoding protein YIPF1 isoform X1 produces the protein MATADDLKFEEFGDAANLLPTPPDATAVTIEEPSPKPPTSRGLSRGSGREEDEELLSHSDSDKTELLAGQKRSSPFWTFEYYQTFFDVDTYQVFDRIKGSVLPIPGRNFVRLYIRSNPDLYGPFWICATLVFAIAISGNLSNFLIHLGDKTFHYVPEFRKVSIAATAIYAYAWLVPLGLWGFLLWRNSKVMSIVNYSFLEIVCVYGYSLFIYIPTAILWIIPQKAVRWVLVMVALGLSGSVLVMTFWPAVRDDNRRIAIATIVTIVLLHTLLSVGCLAYFFDAPELDYPPVVTSAPTQTQTAGTGKIG, from the exons ATGGCAACTGCTGATGACTTAAAATTTGAAG AATTTGGCGATGCAGCCAACCTGCTGCCAACCCCACCGGATGCCACGGCTGTGACCATTGAGGAGCCCAGCCCGAAGCCCCCCACCTCGAGGGGCCTCTCAAGAGGCTCTGGGAGAGAGGAGGATGAAGAACTCTTGAGCCACAGTGACTCGGAtaagacagag CTCCTGGCTGGACAGAAGAGGAGCTCCCCGTTCTGGACATTTGAATACTACCAGACATTCTTTGATGTGGACACTTACCAG GTCTTTGACAGGATAAAAGGCTCGGTTCTGCCGATCCCTGGGAGAAACTTTGTCAGGCTGTATATCCGAAGTAATCCGGATCTCTATG GGCCCTTTTGGATATGTGCCACCCTGGTCTTTGCCATTGCCATCAGTGGGAATCTCTCCAACTTCCTTATCCACTTGGGGGACAAGACTTTCCATTACGTGCCAGAATTCCGGAAAG TGTCCATCGCAGCCACAGCTATTTACGCCTATGCCTGGCTGGTCCCTCTCGGCCTCTGGGGTTTTCTTCTGTGGAGAAACAGCAAAGTGATGAGCATAGTCAACTATTCATTCCTGGAGATTGTGTGTGTCTACGGCTACTCGCTCTTCATCTACATCCCCACAGCT aTCTTGTGGATCATCCCCCAGAAGGCTGTGCGCTGGGTTCTGGTCATGGTTGCCCTGGGCCTCTCAGGCTCCGTCCTGGTGATGACGTTCTGGCCCGCTGTACGGGATGATAACCGGAGGATTGCCATCGCCACCATTGTGACCATTGTCCTGCTTCACACACTCCTGTCTGTGGGCTGCTTG GCATACTTCTTTGATGCCCCTGAGCTGGATTATCCTCCTGTGGTTACCTCTGCTCCTACCCAGACGCAAACAGCTGGAACGGGCAAGATCGGGTGA
- the YIPF1 gene encoding protein YIPF1 isoform X2, whose product MATADDLKFEEFGDAANLLPTPPDATAVTIEEPSPKPPTSRGLSRGSGREEDEELLSHSDSDKTELLAGQKRSSPFWTFEYYQTFFDVDTYQVFDRIKGSVLPIPGRNFVRLYIRSNPDLYGPFWICATLVFAIAISGNLSNFLIHLGDKTFHYVPEFRKVSIAATAIYAYAWLVPLGLWGFLLWRNSKVMSIVNYSFLEIVCVYGYSLFIYIPTAAYFFDAPELDYPPVVTSAPTQTQTAGTGKIG is encoded by the exons ATGGCAACTGCTGATGACTTAAAATTTGAAG AATTTGGCGATGCAGCCAACCTGCTGCCAACCCCACCGGATGCCACGGCTGTGACCATTGAGGAGCCCAGCCCGAAGCCCCCCACCTCGAGGGGCCTCTCAAGAGGCTCTGGGAGAGAGGAGGATGAAGAACTCTTGAGCCACAGTGACTCGGAtaagacagag CTCCTGGCTGGACAGAAGAGGAGCTCCCCGTTCTGGACATTTGAATACTACCAGACATTCTTTGATGTGGACACTTACCAG GTCTTTGACAGGATAAAAGGCTCGGTTCTGCCGATCCCTGGGAGAAACTTTGTCAGGCTGTATATCCGAAGTAATCCGGATCTCTATG GGCCCTTTTGGATATGTGCCACCCTGGTCTTTGCCATTGCCATCAGTGGGAATCTCTCCAACTTCCTTATCCACTTGGGGGACAAGACTTTCCATTACGTGCCAGAATTCCGGAAAG TGTCCATCGCAGCCACAGCTATTTACGCCTATGCCTGGCTGGTCCCTCTCGGCCTCTGGGGTTTTCTTCTGTGGAGAAACAGCAAAGTGATGAGCATAGTCAACTATTCATTCCTGGAGATTGTGTGTGTCTACGGCTACTCGCTCTTCATCTACATCCCCACAGCT GCATACTTCTTTGATGCCCCTGAGCTGGATTATCCTCCTGTGGTTACCTCTGCTCCTACCCAGACGCAAACAGCTGGAACGGGCAAGATCGGGTGA